In Populus nigra chromosome 1, ddPopNigr1.1, whole genome shotgun sequence, one genomic interval encodes:
- the LOC133698959 gene encoding SH3 domain-containing protein 3-like isoform X2, translated as MDALRKQASKLREQVAKQQQAVIKQFSGTGYESSDVMVIDEVEMHRHQQLEKLYRSTRSGKDFQKDVVKAAEAFTAIGYRHIELGTKLSEDCCRYGTENINENMLAKAAAIYGDARKHVEQEQDDLNRLLSSQVLEPLRAMINGGPLEDARHLAQRYSRMRQEAETQAVEVSRRQARVRESPIPENVSKLHAAEAKMQEIKANMAVLGKEAAAALAAVEAQQHRLTFQRLVAMHTLLKVEGEKNYHLRIAAILSEVEAEMVSEKQQKESAPPVILPPVIPSENGLEKSTYFLAEATHPFFAETEKELSLAVGDYIVVRKVSPTGWSEGECRGKAGWFPSAYVEKRQRIPTSSSA; from the exons ATGGATGCATTGAGGAAACAGGCCAGCAAGTTGAGGGAACAAGTAGCCAAGCAACAACAA gctGTCATAAAGCAGTTCAGTGGCACAGGTTATGAAAGCTCAGATGTAATGGTAATTGATGAAGTCGAGATGCACAGGCATCAGCAGCTAGAGAAGCTGTACAGGTCGACACGTTCAGGGAAG GATTTTCAGAAGGATGTTGTTAAAGCAGCGGAAGCCTTCACCGCCATAGGGTACCGACATATTGAG TTAGGAACCAAGTTGTCAGAGGATTGCTGCAGATATGGAACTGAGAATATCAATGAGAACATGTTAGCTAAGGCTGCAGCTATATATGGTGATGCTCGTAAACATGTGGAACAGGAGCAGGATGACTTGAATCGCCTGTTATCTTCACAG GTTTTGGAACCCTTGAGAGCAATGATTAATGGCGGTCCTTTAGAAGATGCCCGCCATCTTGCTCAACGATATAGCCGGATGAGACAGGAAGCAGAGACCCAG GCAGTTGAGGTTTCCAGAAGACAAGCACGAGTACGGGAATCTCCAATTCCTGAAAATGTTTCAAAGCTGCATGCAGCAGAAGCCAAGATGCAAGAAATAAAGGCTAACATGGCAGTTCTTGGTAAAGAAGCTGCAGCTGCATTAGCTGCTGTTGAAGCACAACAGCACAGATTGACTTTCCAACGGCTTGTTGCCATG CATACATTATTGAAggttgaaggagaaaaaaattatcatcttagAATTGCTGCTATTCTTAGTGAGGTCGAAGCTGAG ATGGTCTCGGAGAAACAGCAAAAAGAGTCTGCTCCTCCAGTgattctgcctcctgttattccATCAGAAAATGGCTTGGAGAAAAGCACATACTTTTTGGCTGAA GCAACACATCCTTTTTTCGCAGAGACAGAGAAGGAGCTGAGCTTGGCTGTGGGTGACTACATTGTTGTGAGAAAG GTAAGTCCAACTGGGTGGTCAGAAGGAGAATGTAGAGGTAAAGCTGGGTGGTTCCCATCAGCATACGTGGAGAAGCGCCAGAGGATTCCCACCAGTTCGTCTGCTTAA
- the LOC133698932 gene encoding ABC transporter B family member 9, translated as MREDTEGASTNSIADGQKTTNGEDQKVAFHKLFTFADRLDVVLMIVGTLSAIGNGLAQPLMTLIFGQLINSFGSSDRSNVVKEVSKVALNFVYLAIGSGIASLLQVSSWMVTGERQSTRIRSLYLKTILRQDIGFFDSETSTGEVIGRMSGDTILIQDAMGEKVGKFIQLLATFFGGFAIGFIKGWLLALVLLSSIPPLVIAGGVMALIMTKMSSRGQVAYAEAGNIVEQTVGAIRTVASFTGEKHAIEKYNSKLKIAYNSAAQQGLASGLGLGTMLFIVFGTYALAIWYGSKLIVEKGYNGGQVMTVIISIMTGGMSLGQTSPCLNAFASGQAAAYKMFETIERKPKIDPYDTSGMVVEDLDGEIELRDVYFRYPARPEVQIFSGFSLQVPSGTTTALVGQSGSGKSTVISLVERFYDPDSGEVLIDGVDLKKLKLSWIREKIGLVSQEPILFATSIKENIAYGKENATDQEIRTAIQLANAAKFIDKMPEGLDTMVGEHGTQLSGGQKQRIAIARAILKNPKILLLDEATSALDAESERIVQDALVKIMCNRTTLVVAHRLTTIRNADMIAVVHLGKIVEKGSHEELTKDPEGAYSQLIRLQGGAMDSEESQDIDADMSRSSLDRDRSISSPRSQKHSVQGSISRGSSGSRRSFTLNTVGFGMPGPTSVHDDEFEQNNERNVKPKEVSIKRLAYLNKPELPVLFLGTVAAVIHGVIFPVFGLLLSKAINMFYEPPKEIRKDSKFWAVLYLGLGFITFAALPLQYYLFGIAGGKLIERIRSKTFEKVVHQEISWFDDPTNSSGAIGARLSTDASTVRRLVGDSLSLIVQNISTILSALVIAFSANWMLTLIIIAISPLLFIQGYMQAKFMKGFSADSKMMYEQASQVANDAVGSIRTVASFCAEKKVMELYQKKCEGPTKQGVRLGFVSGIGYGLSFFILYCTNAFCFYIGAIFVQNGKTTFGDVFRVFFALTIGALGVSQSSGLAPDTAKAKDSAASIFAILDRKPKIDSSRDEGLTLPHVNGDIEIEHVSFKYPMRPHVQIFRDMSLSIPSGKTVALVGESGSGKSTVISLIERFYDPDSGHVYLDSVEIKKFKLNWLRQQMGLVSQEPILFNETIRANIAYGKHGEIAEEEIIEATRASNAHNFISTLPQGYDTKVGERGIQLSGGQKQRIAIARAILKNPKILLLDEATSALDAESERIVQEALDRVMVNRTTVVVAHRLATIKGADVIAVVKNGAIAEKGKHDVLMKITDGAYASLVALHMSAT; from the exons ATGAGGGAAGATACAGAAGGTGCATCAACAAACAGTATTGCTGATGGCCAGAAAACCACGAATGGAGAAGATCAGAAGGTTGCATTCCACAAGCTGTTCACGTTTGCAGATAGGCTTGACGTGGTTTTGATGATCGTTGGCACGTTAAGTGCCATTGGTAATGGCCTTGCTCAGCCTCTGATGACACTCATTTTTGGCCAGCTTATAAACTCCTTCGGCTCCAGTGATCGTTCAAACGTTGTTAAGGAAGTTTCCAAG GTAGCACTAAATTTTGTGTACTTGGCTATTGGATCGGGCATCGCTTCTCTTTTAC AGGTGTCCAGTTGGATGGTTACTGGAGAAAGACAGTCTACCCGCATTCGAAGTCTCTACTTGAAAACAATATTGAGACAGGACATTGGCTTCTTCGACTCTGAAACATCCACTGGTGAAGTCATTGGAAGAATGTCTGGTGACACTATTCTCATTCAAGATGCCATGGGTGAAAAG GTCGGGAAGTTTATACAACTACTAGCAACATTTTTCGGTGGCTTTGCGATTGGCTTCATAAAAGGCTGGCTTCTTGCATTAGTTCTGCTTTCCAGTATTCCTCCTCTTGTAATTGCTGGTGGAGTCATGGCTTTGATCATGACAAAAATGTCAAGCCGTGGACAGGTTGCTTATGCAGAGGCTGGAAACATTGTAGAGCAAACAGTTGGAGCCATACGAACA GTTGCATCTTTCACGGGGGAGAAGCatgcaattgaaaaatataacagtAAGCTGAAAATTGCGTATAACTCTGCCGCCCAACAAGGGTTGGCCTCAGGCTTGGGTCTCGGTACCATGTTGTTCATTGTATTTGGCACTTATGCACTTGCCATATGGTATGGATCCAAATTGATCGTCGAGAAAGGTTATAACGGTGGACAAGTTATGACTGTAATTATATCAATTATGACTGGAGGAAT GTCATTGGGTCAGACTTCTCCATGTTTGAATGCTTTTGCATCAGGGCAAGCTGCGGCATATAAGATGTTTGAGACCATTGAACGGAAGCCAAAAATCGATCCCTACGACACTAGTGGGATGGTAGTGGAAGATCTGGATGGAGAAATTGAACTCAGAGATGTGTATTTCAGATACCCAGCTAGGCCTGAGGTTCAAATCTTCTCTGGATTTTCACTGCAAGTTCCAAGTGGCACAACTACAGCTTTGGTTGGGCAAAGTGGAAGTGGAAAGTCAACTGTTATTAGCCTTGTTGAGAGATTTTATGATCCTGATTCAGGTGAAGTACTTATCGATGGTGTTGACTTAAAGAAGCTGAAGCTTAGCTGGATAAGGGAGAAGATTGGACTGGTTAGCCAGGAACCTATTTTATTTGCAACCAGCATAAAGGAAAATATAGCTTATGGGAAAGAAAATGCAACTGATCAGGAGATTAGAACAGCAATCCAACTAGCCAATGCTGCAAAATTCATTGACAAAATGCCTGAG GGACTTGACACCATGGTTGGTGAGCATGGTACTCAGTTGTCTGGTGGCCAAAAGCAAAGAATTGCAATTGCAAGGGCCATATTGAAGAATCCAAAGATTCTTCTTCTTGATGAAGCAACAAGTGCACTTGATGCGGAGTCTGAACGCATTGTCCAAGATGCGTTGGTGAAAATCATGTGCAACCGAACAACTTTGGTTGTTGCACATCGTTTGACAACTATCAGGAATGCGGACATGATTGCTGTGGTTCATTTGGGAAAAATTGTAGAGAAAG GAAGTCATGAGGAGCTGACAAAAGATCCGGAGGGGGCTTACTCCCAGTTAATTCGCCTCCAAGGAGGAGCTATGGATTCTGAAGAATCTCAGGACATTGATGCAGATATGTCGAGATCTAGTTTGGACAGAGACAGGTCCATTTCCAGTCCTAGGAGCCAGAAACATTCTGTTCAGGGATCCATAAGTAGAGGTTCATCAGGAAGTCGGCGCTCCTTCACACTCAACACTGTTGGCTTTGGCATGCCTGGTCCTACCAGTGTTCATGATGATGAATTCGAACAGAACAATGAAAGAAATGTAAAGCCTAAAGAAGTTTCTATTAAACGACTTGCCTACCTCAACAAGCCCGAGCTTCCTGTTTTATTTCTCGGCACCGTTGCTGCAGTTATACACGGTGTGATTTTCCCGGTGTTTGGCCTTCTACTATCAAAAGCcattaacatgttttatgaACCTCCCAAGGAGATTCGAAAAGATTCCAAGTTCTGGGCAGTGCTGTATTTGGGATTGGGTTTTATTACCTTTGCAGCCCTTCCACTGCAATATTACCTCTTTGGAATTGCTGGTGGTAAGTTGATTGAACGAATTCGTTCCAAAACATTTGAAAAAGTAGTGCACCAAGAGATTAGCTGGTTTGATGACCCTACAAATTCAAG TGGTGCAATTGGTGCAAGGTTGTCAACGGATGCTTCTACAGTTAGGAGGCTTGTTGGTGATTCCCTGTCCTTAATTGTCCAAAATATATCAACAATCTTGTCAGCTTTGGTTATAGCATTTTCAGCCAACTGGATGTTGACCTTGATAATCATTGCTATATCTCCCTTGCTATTTATCCAAGGGTACATGCAAGCAAAGTTTATGAAGGGGTTCAGTGCAGATTCAAAG aTGATGTATGAACAAGCTAGTCAAGTGGCTAATGATGCGGTTGGCAGCATTAGAACTGTTGCTTCTTTTTGTGCCGAGAAGAAGGTAATGGAGTTGTATCAAAAGAAATGTGAAGGTCCCACGAAGCAAGGTGTTCGGCTTGGGTTTGTTAGTGGCATTGGTTATGGCTTATCATTCTTTATACTCTATTGCACCAATGCATTTTGTTTCTATATTGGAGCTATCTTTGTCCAAAATGGGAAAACAACATTTGGAGATGTTTTCAGG GTTTTCTTTGCGTTGACTATTGGAGCACTGGGGGTTTCCCAATCTAGTGGCCTGGCTCCAGACACTGCCAAGGCCAAAGATTCAGCAGCTTCAATATTTGCAATTCTTGATAGAAAGCCTAAAATCGACTCAAGTAGAGATGAAGGGCTCACTCTACCACATGTTAATGGTGATATTGAGATTGAACATGTTAGCTTTAAATACCCGATGAGACCACATGTTCAAATCTTCAGAGACATGTCCCTTAGTATTCCCTCTGGAAAG ACTGTTGCTCTAGTTGGGGAGAGTGGTAGCGGGAAGTCAACAGTTATCAGCCTCATAGAGAGGTTTTATGATCCTGATTCCGGTCACGTATATTTGGACAGTGTGGAAATCAAGAAGTTCAAACTAAACTGGTTGAGACAACAAATGGGTTTGGTCAGCCAAGAACCAATACTGTTCAATGAAACTATCCGCGCAAATATAGCTTATGGAAAGCATGGAGAGATTGCCGAGGAAGAGATAATCGAAGCTACAAGAGCATCAAATGCGCACAACTTCATTAGCACACTACCACAAGGCTATGACACCAAAGTAGGTGAACGAGGGATTCAACTGTCGGGCGGACAGAAGCAGAGAATAGCCATCGCCAGGGCAATCCTAAAGAATCCGAAAATTCTCTTACTCGACGAGGCAACGAGTGCGCTGGATGCAGAGTCAGAGCGTATAGTACAAGAAGCATTAGATAGAGTTATGGTGAACAGAACAACCGTTGTCGTTGCTCATCGCCTTGCCACAATTAAAGGTGCTGATGTCATTGCTGTAGTGAAGAATGGTGCGATTGCCGAGAAGGGAAAGCATGATGTGCTCATGAAGATCACTGACGGGGCTTATGCATCCTTGGTCGCCCTTCATATGAGTGCAACTTGA
- the LOC133698959 gene encoding SH3 domain-containing protein 3-like isoform X1, which produces MDALRKQASKLREQVAKQQQAVIKQFSGTGYESSDVMVIDEVEMHRHQQLEKLYRSTRSGKDFQKDVVKAAEAFTAIGYRHIEAGTKLSEDCCRYGTENINENMLAKAAAIYGDARKHVEQEQDDLNRLLSSQVLEPLRAMINGGPLEDARHLAQRYSRMRQEAETQAVEVSRRQARVRESPIPENVSKLHAAEAKMQEIKANMAVLGKEAAAALAAVEAQQHRLTFQRLVAMHTLLKVEGEKNYHLRIAAILSEVEAEMVSEKQQKESAPPVILPPVIPSENGLEKSTYFLAEATHPFFAETEKELSLAVGDYIVVRKVSPTGWSEGECRGKAGWFPSAYVEKRQRIPTSSSA; this is translated from the exons ATGGATGCATTGAGGAAACAGGCCAGCAAGTTGAGGGAACAAGTAGCCAAGCAACAACAA gctGTCATAAAGCAGTTCAGTGGCACAGGTTATGAAAGCTCAGATGTAATGGTAATTGATGAAGTCGAGATGCACAGGCATCAGCAGCTAGAGAAGCTGTACAGGTCGACACGTTCAGGGAAG GATTTTCAGAAGGATGTTGTTAAAGCAGCGGAAGCCTTCACCGCCATAGGGTACCGACATATTGAGGCag GAACCAAGTTGTCAGAGGATTGCTGCAGATATGGAACTGAGAATATCAATGAGAACATGTTAGCTAAGGCTGCAGCTATATATGGTGATGCTCGTAAACATGTGGAACAGGAGCAGGATGACTTGAATCGCCTGTTATCTTCACAG GTTTTGGAACCCTTGAGAGCAATGATTAATGGCGGTCCTTTAGAAGATGCCCGCCATCTTGCTCAACGATATAGCCGGATGAGACAGGAAGCAGAGACCCAG GCAGTTGAGGTTTCCAGAAGACAAGCACGAGTACGGGAATCTCCAATTCCTGAAAATGTTTCAAAGCTGCATGCAGCAGAAGCCAAGATGCAAGAAATAAAGGCTAACATGGCAGTTCTTGGTAAAGAAGCTGCAGCTGCATTAGCTGCTGTTGAAGCACAACAGCACAGATTGACTTTCCAACGGCTTGTTGCCATG CATACATTATTGAAggttgaaggagaaaaaaattatcatcttagAATTGCTGCTATTCTTAGTGAGGTCGAAGCTGAG ATGGTCTCGGAGAAACAGCAAAAAGAGTCTGCTCCTCCAGTgattctgcctcctgttattccATCAGAAAATGGCTTGGAGAAAAGCACATACTTTTTGGCTGAA GCAACACATCCTTTTTTCGCAGAGACAGAGAAGGAGCTGAGCTTGGCTGTGGGTGACTACATTGTTGTGAGAAAG GTAAGTCCAACTGGGTGGTCAGAAGGAGAATGTAGAGGTAAAGCTGGGTGGTTCCCATCAGCATACGTGGAGAAGCGCCAGAGGATTCCCACCAGTTCGTCTGCTTAA
- the LOC133698959 gene encoding SH3 domain-containing protein 3-like isoform X3: MDALRKQASKLREQVAKQQQAVIKQFSGTGYESSDVMVIDEVEMHRHQQLEKLYRSTRSGKDFQKDVVKAAEAFTAIGYRHIEAGTKLSEDCCRYGTENINENMLAKAAAIYGDARKHVEQEQDDLNRLLSSQVLEPLRAMINGGPLEDARHLAQRYSRMRQEAETQAVEVSRRQARVRESPIPENVSKLHAAEAKMQEIKANMAVLGKEAAAALAAVEAQQHRLTFQRLVAMVEGEKNYHLRIAAILSEVEAEMVSEKQQKESAPPVILPPVIPSENGLEKSTYFLAEATHPFFAETEKELSLAVGDYIVVRKVSPTGWSEGECRGKAGWFPSAYVEKRQRIPTSSSA, encoded by the exons ATGGATGCATTGAGGAAACAGGCCAGCAAGTTGAGGGAACAAGTAGCCAAGCAACAACAA gctGTCATAAAGCAGTTCAGTGGCACAGGTTATGAAAGCTCAGATGTAATGGTAATTGATGAAGTCGAGATGCACAGGCATCAGCAGCTAGAGAAGCTGTACAGGTCGACACGTTCAGGGAAG GATTTTCAGAAGGATGTTGTTAAAGCAGCGGAAGCCTTCACCGCCATAGGGTACCGACATATTGAGGCag GAACCAAGTTGTCAGAGGATTGCTGCAGATATGGAACTGAGAATATCAATGAGAACATGTTAGCTAAGGCTGCAGCTATATATGGTGATGCTCGTAAACATGTGGAACAGGAGCAGGATGACTTGAATCGCCTGTTATCTTCACAG GTTTTGGAACCCTTGAGAGCAATGATTAATGGCGGTCCTTTAGAAGATGCCCGCCATCTTGCTCAACGATATAGCCGGATGAGACAGGAAGCAGAGACCCAG GCAGTTGAGGTTTCCAGAAGACAAGCACGAGTACGGGAATCTCCAATTCCTGAAAATGTTTCAAAGCTGCATGCAGCAGAAGCCAAGATGCAAGAAATAAAGGCTAACATGGCAGTTCTTGGTAAAGAAGCTGCAGCTGCATTAGCTGCTGTTGAAGCACAACAGCACAGATTGACTTTCCAACGGCTTGTTGCCATG gttgaaggagaaaaaaattatcatcttagAATTGCTGCTATTCTTAGTGAGGTCGAAGCTGAG ATGGTCTCGGAGAAACAGCAAAAAGAGTCTGCTCCTCCAGTgattctgcctcctgttattccATCAGAAAATGGCTTGGAGAAAAGCACATACTTTTTGGCTGAA GCAACACATCCTTTTTTCGCAGAGACAGAGAAGGAGCTGAGCTTGGCTGTGGGTGACTACATTGTTGTGAGAAAG GTAAGTCCAACTGGGTGGTCAGAAGGAGAATGTAGAGGTAAAGCTGGGTGGTTCCCATCAGCATACGTGGAGAAGCGCCAGAGGATTCCCACCAGTTCGTCTGCTTAA